GAGGCATTTGAAAAGATGCATTTAAGTGATGCTTTTCAAAAACGAATTTGTGCTCCATTGCGCCTTAAAAATACGTTTCTTCCCGTGCAGGGAAGCCGTCAAAATCCAGGTGCAAAGCTTGAAAATTACGCTTATGGGTTTGGCGTTGATGATTACTTTGATCCTCAGGGTAAGCACATCCTCAAGCCATCATCCGATTGGACTTTTTCGGTCGCCTATGCCAGTTGGGGACTCATTTCAACAGTAGCTGATTTGGGAAAGTTTATGAGAGCATTAGTGCAAGAGAAGATTTGCAAAGAGGTGACATTAAAAAAAATGTTCACCCCTCTCCTCCAAAATTATGGCTGGGGCATCAATATACTGACTCAGAATAATGCCACAGTATTTTACCACAATGGTGGATTTGATGGCGTCAGTTCAACGCTCAGATATTATCCCGAAAGGGAAATGACCCTTGTTATTTTATCTTCAACACGAGTTACGCAGTTTGCAGCAAAAGGGTGGGAATCTAAGCGAAAGACATGAGTTTTGTTATTTCTCTAGAGATATCATGCTTAATAACATCCCACTGCTGCTGATAAAAAGAGAAGCCTCCAGCAAGTCGTCTTTTAAATCTTTGAATCCAAGCCGAAATGGCAAGAAATATATGATTTCTTTGGGCTCGTCCCGTGCGAGACTGACAGCGTTCAAGACCGCATGTTTGCTTTAATTCCCGATGATAAACTTCGATTTTCCAACGCGATTTCATGACCAGTTCAATATGATCACGAGAGGGATTATCCCTATTGGTTCCGATATAATCCGTGCGACCGTTTTTGGCAACAAACCGGAAAACAGTAATCCATCCATATCCGCGTAAGTGAACTTTCAGTCCTTCATCTGGAATGTCCAGCTTTTCAAGAGTTTCTCCACGATTCACTTTCCTGTTTTTCTTCAACCCCATCACCCATGTCCAGCCTATGGATTCAATGGCCTTCAGATTATTCAAGCTCGAGTACCAAGCGTCTGCAACCACGTCATCCGGATTTATCCCTCTGTCTTGAGCCAGCTTTAACATTTCCCTGAAATGGTCATTCTTGCTTTTGCCATCGCTGGCTTTATCATAAATACGATAATCAACAGGAATAGAGTCATGACTCCTCAGGCCATGCCATACCAAATTGACAAGACCTATCCCCGCAATAACATCATGGGCATTCCCAGAATACTGATAATGCACAAGCTCTATCTTCTCGCTCCGATTTTTATCCAAAATTGTATCGTCACATACTAAAAAACAAGGTTCTTTCTTGTTAATAAGAGATTGAGTAAGATTCCACACTCCGCTCGGACGCAATGCACTAGAACTCAACCATCGATTGACGCTGTCATGCGACAATGGAATCGGTGACACCTCCGAAAGTGCCAACCCTGAATAGCGCACACTGCTGGCTTGTAAAAATGAACGATAAAGTGATTTTGTGCATTTGTGTCGAGACATCATTTCTTCTCATTTAATAAATATTCCCTCTCACCTTATCTCTTCTCTCTTCTCCTGCAAACTGCGTAACTCGTGTTCAAGCAATATTGACTATGGTATTCTCAAAAACAGAATTTGGAAAGAGCAAGTAAAATCTCCTTATGAAACCGCTTCAGAAATTGAAGATCGATTATATCGAGAGAGCCCACTTTTGCAAAAAATTGAAGATCAATTCTCTATCTATGCTCTTGCAGATAATCTTCAGCAAATTTTGATGGGAGCAACATAAACAAACGGGTAGGGGAGGGCTCTATCGGCTCCTATACAAAAATAGTGTTTTCCCTGTGAGCAAAATCTGTCCGTAAAGAACTTGCAGACTATTCAAAATAAATTTTCTTGAATTTTTGTTTTTTAAAATATATAAATATTTCATAATTTAACTTTAAATTAGTTTTTAATATGTATGCGGCCCAACTTTTAATAAAATTAATTATTGTTTTTCAAATGCTTTCAGGCGTGGCCCAAGCCGTGCGCCATAATCCTCCGTCAACTGAAGAAGACAGCAAAAAGCTTGCTTTACAATTTCCTGCAGTGGGCAGGTTGGATCATTATATCGAACATAATGGGGAAAAAATTACCACCTATTACGGGACAGCAAGTCTGGTCAAAATTCCAAACTGTCCAGAGGAGCTTTTAGGTCGATTGATTCTTTCTAATAAACACGTCCTGGAAAAAATGTCTCAAAAAGAGACAAAGATGGACTTTGTTCTTGAGAAGGAGAGGGGGGGGGGGGGCGGTTTCCGTAGAGTTACAAGGATACTATCCCTTTCCTGATTTCCAAGTCAAATATTGTTGTGATTTGTTTTCAATGAGTTTACCTCGGGATATCGCTATCGGTGTGTTGAAATCCCCTATTCAAAACATTGTACCTCTGCCCTTGTGCATGGAGCCGAGATATCCATTAGTTGAGAAAGACCTTGTCTTGACTGTGATTGGGTGTGGTCTTTTTGGACGTACGGACGCCGAATTTCTTTTGGCCTCAGATGGGCAAAAGAGAGCCTTTCAGTTTAAATCGGTAGAGTTTTTGGACTCTTCTCTGGCAGTCCCGCATTCCACAGGAGTTCCGATTCAGCGTTTTCGCAATGTGGGCACTATTCTTTCCTCCGAAGAGCGCCTTACAGGGGAAATTGAAATGGGAGATAGCGGGGGGCCCGTTATTATGACCTACAACAACTCTTCTCAGATTGTAGGTCTGGTTTCTGGTGGAAATGACCATAATATCCCTCCCAGTCAAAAGGATTCTTTACGGTATAAACATGGAAAACATTTCTTTTCCCATTTTTTGCCCTCGGCTTATCCGGTCCAGACGTGTTCTTGGGAGATGGAAAAATTATTACGGGGAAATGATTTGGATTTATCCAGACATCATATTCCCTCTCGCCAACGCTCCCTTCCCATTACAGAGGTTTATGAATGGATCCCTGGGGCTTTCGATGTTTTCTCAAGTTCGTCTTTTCTCCAGAAGCTTCAAGGAATCTGCAAAAAGCGGGACTGATGAGGCTTTTATTGACAGATAAGCGTCTTGATATCCCTATCATTAGGACGCCATACAATCGCTTCTATTTCGATGAAAAAAATCTATTATTTTTAAGTGAGAAAAAAGCATTTTAAGATTTTAATTGCCCAAAAGTGTTGACAATCTTGCGGGGATTTATTAAACATTAAGCACTCTTGATAAGAGAGTGCTAATTTAAGAGCAACAGTCATTCTCAAAACAAAGGAGACATTATGAAATTTAGACCCTTACACGATCGCGTGCTTGTACGTCGTATCGAAGCTGAAGAAAAAACAGTCGGCGGAATTATCATTCCTGACTCAGCAAAAGAAAAACCCATGCAAGGCGAAATCGTCGCTGTTGGATCTGGGCACCGTCAAGAAGACGGAAAAGTCACTCCACTCGACGTGAAGTCTGGTGACAAAGTGCTTTTTGGCAAATGGTCCGGCACGGAAGTCAAGATTGGCGCAGAAGATCTTCTCGTCATGAAAGAGTCCGACATCATGGGAATCATGGAATAATTTTAATTTAAGAAAGGAATAAAACAATGGCTGCAAAAGACGTCAAATTTAGCGTTGATGCCCGCGAGCGGATGCTCCGTGGCGTTGATATTTTAGCTGATGCTGTAAAAGTCACATTAGGTCCAAAAGGTCGTAATGTGGTAATTGAAAAATCATTCGGCTCCCCCCGTATCACAAAAGACGGTGTGTCTGTTGCAAAAGAAATCGAGCTTTCAGATCGCTTTGAAAACATGGGCGCGCAAATGCTTCGTGAAGTAGCGTCCCGTACGTCTGACCTTGCTGGAGACGGTACAACAACTGCAACCGTTTTGGCACAAGCCATCGTTCGTGAAGGTGTTCGCGCTGTTGCGGCAGGTCTCAATCCAATGGATTTGAAGCGTGGTATTGATATGGCAGTTGAAGCTGTCATTTCTGATGTAAAACAACGCTCCCGCTCCGTATCCACAGCTGCTGAAATAGCACAAGTCGGAACAGTTTCTGCCAATGGCGAAACCGACATCGGTGAGATGATTGGCCGCGCGATGGAAAAAGTCGGTAAAGAAGGCGTGATAACCGTTGAAGAAGCGAAATCTCTTGAGACCGAACTCGATGTGGTTGAAGGTATGCAATTTGATCGCGGATATCTCTCCCCTTATTTCATCACAAATCCTGAGAAAATGGTTTGCGAGATGGACAATCCTTATATCCTTCTTCATGAGAAGAAATTGGGTGGATTGCAACCTCTCTTGCCTTTGCTTGAGTCCGTTGTTCAATCCGGCCGCCCTCTTCTCATCATTGCTGAAGATGTGGAAGGTGAAGCTTTGGCAACACTCGTTGTCAACAAGCTCCGCGGTGGTTTGAAAGTTGCGGCGGTGAAAGCTCCTGGTTTTGGCGATCGCAGAAAAGCAATGCTTGAAGATTTAGCGATTGTGACCGGTGGCCAAGTTATCTCTGAAGATTTGGGGATGAAGCTTGAGAACGTTCGTATCGATGCTTTGGGATCAGCTAAACGCGTTGTGATCAACAAAGACGAGACTACAATCATTGATGGCTCTGGCAACAAGCAAGACATCGAAACACGTTGCAATCAAATCCGTGCACAAGTTGAAGAAACATCCTCTGACTATGATCGCGAGAAGCTCCAAGAGCGTTTGGCGAAATTGGCAGGTGGTGTTGCAATCATCCGCGTTGGTGGTGTGACTGAGCTTGAAGTAAAAGAGCGCAAAGATCGCGTTGAAGATGCAATGCATGCAACACGTGCCGCTGTTGAAGAAGGCGTTGTTGCGGGTGGTGGTGTAGCGCTTCTTTATGCAACGCCAGTTCTTGCAGGCTTGAAACCCGCGAACGACGATCAACGCGTAGGTATCGATATTATCCGTCGTGCGCTGCAATCTCCTGTGCGTCAAATCGCGCTCAATGCGGGATCTGATGGATCTATTGTTGTTGGAAAACTCCTTGAGAGCAAAGACACCAACTATGGTTACAACGCACAAACTGGCGAATATTGCGACATGGTGAAATGCGGTATTATAGACCCGACTAAAGTCGTGCGTACAGCCATACAAGATGCAGCTTCCGTGGCCGGGCTTTTGATCACAACAGAAGCTATGATTGCCGAAAAGCCTGAAAAAACGCCTGCAATGCCAAGCGGTATGGGTGATATGGGCGGTATGGGTGGTATGGGTTTCTAATCCATTTTCATATCCAAAAGCTTATCGAAAAGGCGGCCTTAGGGTCGCCTTTTTTTGCATAGAAAATTTTCATAAAAATCAACTTAATGGGAGGTATAAAAGAAGTTAGAAGTGCAAGTAAGCTCCCTTTTTAGGGGGTGAAAATTAATAATTACAAACTGTTAGAGGTATTAATCATGAAAAAAACATCTATGACTTTATTCCTGTCTTTGGTTGCCCTTTCTATCTCACCCAACCTTGAGGCAAAGAAAGACTATGCAAAAATGAATCTTGAAGATGCAAAGAATCTTATTACAGCTAAAAAAGCGACCTACGGCATACTTCGTGAGGATGTACAGGCTCTTTATTTTGCCCATTTGAATGCCCTAAGCAATCATGGCGTTAGTCTAATACTGGATTACAAAGATGAAATGTTAATGGCTCTTACTGAAGTGCAATTGTTCTTAGCCAATCGGGAAAAAGCACAAGCCTTTAAACTTTCTCAACTTTCTCAACTTTCCAAAACAGGTGATCAAAAAGATGAAAAAGTAGATGAAAAAGTAGATGAAAACCCCTCAAGTCTAAAAAAAATCTCGTAAAACATGGGAAAGTCTTGCTCAACAAATCAATGAAGCCAGAAGGCGCTATCCTGATGCTGTTGGCTCTGTGCCGATTGAGGTTCCACCATCAACTTTATTAAAATCATTTCAGGAATATAACTATACAGACCTTATAAAAAAATCCGATCGAAAAAATATTCTTGAGGGTACGTTGGTAAGATTAGGTGGTGCAACAAGCCTTGCAGACTACATTGTTAAAAAAAAATTAGTAAATGCTCAGATTCGTGATTCATTTTTATACCCCTCCAAAAATGAAACTGAAAAACCCAGTTAGAAAAACTCAGTTAGTAATTTAAATAGCCTATCGAAAAGGCGGCCTTAGGGTCGCCTTTTTTGTAGGTTTAATTATGGTCAAAAAATAACCATTTAATATTTAAAAAAACATCCTATTATTTTTTAACCCATTGAACAGGCTTTCAAAGAGAGGGAGAGGTTAGACCCTCCTTAAGCCCTTAGACTGTGTTGAGGTCAATGGATAATTTTAATTGTAAAAGGAGTTATTATAATGAAAGAAAAGTTAGGTGTAGTGATGTTTGCCCTTGCCATTTTATCTTCTGGGCAAAATGCGCTCATCGCTGGGCATAAGGATTATCCTAATGATAATAGTGGAAAGAAAGCAATTGCTGCTAAATATACCCTCTACGCAGGATATGAAACCCAGGTTAATTTATTGACTGAATTTCATAAAAAAAGTAGTTTCTTCAACATTGAAGTGGATGAAACTTTAAACGCACTTACCGACCTGAAGACGTGGATAGGGATAAAGAAGGATGCTCAACTTAAAAAAGTAAAAAATACTCAGGGAGAAATAGTGGACGAGATGGTCCTCGTTGAGTCAAAAACTTCAGAAAAATGGACAAAATTGGCACAACATGTGAAGCTTTCTCAAGAGCGATTTGGGGAATGTCTTCCTACAGAAAATACAGAGAATCTCATTTTTCTGGAAAAGACCCGACTCTCATCTTTCAATCTGGAGAATCAACAGGATATCAATCTAAATGATCTCACTCTTTTAGGATTTCTCAAAAAAAAAGTGACAAAGCTAATAAAGGTTAATGTAGAAAAAGATTTGAATTCAGAGATAGAGAAATTAGAAAGTCAGCTTTCTTTGTTGAAAGAAACAAAGATGCAGAAGGTGAATATTAGTATAGAAACTGCCATGAATTCAATTAATCAATTTACAATTCCATAACCTTCTTCAAGGAAGATAAGTTTTTCCAAAAGGTGGCCTTCGGGCCGCCTTTTTTGTTAAGGGGAAATAAGTATTTAATGGAATCCTATAACGTGAAAAGTGAAGGGGATAACGCCTCGCACTTGACGCGATATCAAAAGCGATACACATTCTGGACCTCTCTTTTTTTATACGAGGATTGATCCATGTTTATTGTTTTCCTTCATTATCAAGTGCCTCTTGATCAAGTTGATCTTCATATTGAGGCGCATCGGGGTTTTTTGAAAAAGTATTATGACGAAGGAAAGTTCATTCTTTCAGGACCCCGCATTCCTCGAGAAAAGGGCGGCGTCATTGTGATGGATGCGTCTATTCGCGGACGGGTTGCTCAAATTATGAGCGAGGATCCTTTTATCCAGCAGGGTATTGCTACTTATGAAATGGTTCCTTTTGAACCCACACGTTTTCATGAGTTTTTATCCCCTATTATTGAAAGGCGAAATCAGCATCAAATTGAAGTGGTTCCCTATGATCCCTCATGGCCCCACAGATTTGAAGAATTGGCCCGTGAACTCAAAGAAATCTTAGGCGATAATTTGGTAGCAATACACCACATTGGAAGCACATCCGTGCTAGGTCTTTCTGCCAAACCTATAATTGATATCATTCCCGTTGTGAAAAATCTCGATCAGGTAGATGCAGTTTCGTCTCAATTTGAAGCCAGGGGTTACGAAGTCAAAGGCGAGCTCGGGATGATTTCAAGGCGTTTTTTTACAAAAAGTGATGCTTCTGGAAATCGTATGGCCAATGTGCATACCTGGTCTGAAGGATCCCCTGAAGTCGAACGTCATCTTATATTCTGCAACTATTTGAGGGCGCATCCTGATGTGGCTCAAGAGTATGCAAATTTAAAATTCAAACTGGCCGAAGCTTACCCCCATAATCGTGAGGGTTATACCGGAGGTAAGGGGGATTGGATCTCAAGCATTGTGGAGCGTGCCAAGCAAGAGCATGACAGAGAAAAAACTCCTTCATAAAGGAAATGAAATCCGTTGGTGTGATAATTCATAATTAAAAAAGGGTGAGGAATTTTCCTCACCCTTTTTTTCATTACGTCAAAAAACAGAAGGGATTACTTTGTCTCCTCAGCCTCTTTCTCTTTAATCTTGCGATTGTAAAGGACGCTGAGGCTACCTGCCGCCCACATCCACGCCAATGTGACAACAATCATGATGATCGCAACATAAGGCGCAATGGTGAGCTGAGTTCCAGCCGTTGCCAAAAGAAGGCCTTGTTGAATGAGCCCACCACCGGATTTACCGAGGCGACCACCGACCACGTCAACCGCAGCCTTACCTTTACTCTTCATTTCCGCATCAAGAGGAATGTAGGCCATTTCCTTCGTCGGATCAAAGAGGGAGTATTTTGTACCCTTACTCAAGATGTTTTGAGCACCACCCAAAAGCGCGGCTAAGAAGAGGGGGGCCAATCCAATCCAATCTACCATGAATCCAAGGGAGTCTTGGAAGATCACAAAGGCAAAGAAAAGGATACCTGTGATTCCAATCACAATTGGTGTTGAGATGGCGGCCGTTAACCAACCGAATTTGCGGACAACACCTTTACACATCAAAATGATGGTCATTGTGGCAACACCCGTCCAAGAAGAAATATCGCCCGTGAAAGCACTGTAATCTTTTGGATTTGGGTAAAGCGCACGAACTTGGCTTTTCCAGGTCACTTCCACAAGGTTAATGGAAATACCATAGGCCAAAACGAGAAGGGCAATGAATCCCAAATAAGGCGAGGACAAAATATATTTAAAGCTCTCACCCACGGACATTTTAGGCTTGCTTTTCTTAGGGGATTTGCTTTCTTCTTTGACTTGGTCATAGTAGAAAGGATCCGTCAAAACATTGCGGTTCATCCAATAATAAATGGCCATAATCATGAGTCCTGCAAACACCACCATGGAGATGATATAATATTGAGGGGTTTGCCAGCTATCAACATCACCCGGACGGATATGCTCCATTTTGGCGAAGAATTTTGTCAGTTGCCCCGCAAAAATCAAAGAGACGTTCGCAATTAATCCAAACATGGAATAAAAACGCTTAGCTTCATTGGTGCGTGTAATGTCGTTTGCAAACTGCCAGAACATTAATGTGAGAACGACTGAGCCCCACATTTCGGCCATGATGTAGAAAATCGCATAGCTCCATACACCCCAAATGGCGATGAAGTACTTAAGATTTTGAAACTCTGACATCAAAACTTGGATGTGCTGAGGGTCGGGATGCAGCATGGCTTTATTAGGATAAACAAAGAACGCAAAAGCCGCAAAGAAAATCAAAAATGGCGCAATGATCGCATAAAACAAGTTTTCCTTTGAAAGGACGTTACTTAATTTAGCATAGATGATCACAAAGAGAATTGAAACTGGCGTCACACCCCAGAATTTCAAAAAGCTAATCACTTCCGCACCGGCAGCAGGAACAACAAGTGAGTCTTTCACATTTCGTAAAACTGTGTAGTTAAACAAAACGAAGAACATGATGAAGCACATGGGTAAGAATTTTTTCATCTCATACCCATGAATCGGCCAAATGGCCTCTCTGATTTTACCGAATGAGGGCTCTTGTTGAGCCGCAGCGGAAGTCTTTGACATTTTTGATTCCTCAACCCTTTCTTGTTGTCGACAAATGTTTAACCAACAATCGACAGAAAATAACAAAAACACCACGAAAGATAGGAATAAATCAAATTAAAACTTAAACCAACACATCATGATGTTAAGAATTAGAAAACACTAACTAATTCCATGCTGGCATTATCATTTAACCAGTGAAAATTCAACCCTCATTTTTGCATATCTGCTTCGCATTTATGTGAGGTATACTACTCTAAAAAGATCTGCGTGCCAAGCCTTAGGATTTATTTGGCCTATTAACAAAATAATTGAATAGTGTGGATTCAAGGATGAGGTGCAATGCCCTTATTGAATAAGAAGACAATAGCGTGATTCAGGTGGCTTGCCAATGACTCAAGTGGAGATTTTCCATTCAACACCTTCCTTGGCATGAGGTTATGTCCCAGCACAATTTGCTCCAGTTCCTCCTCAGGCATATTCAACAGATCGGTTTTGCGTGGGAGATCACGCCTAAATCTTCCATTCATATTTTCAATGCCTCCTTTCTGCCACGAAGAATAGACATCGCAAAAGTAGGTTGGAACTCCAAGCTGCTGTGTGATTTCCTTGTGTTTCGCAAATTCCATCCCATTGTCAAAAGTGACGGATTTTAAAAGGTTGTCAGGAAGACTTTTAAAGAAGCACAAGAGAGCAGCTATTGTCTCAGAGGCTGTTTTGCTTGCGAGCTTAATCGCAACAGTATAGCGTGTCACTCGTTCATGAACCACCAGCATGTGCTGTGAGTTTCCTCGAAAAGACATCAGGTCCGCTTCCCAGTGACCCACTTCTTTTCGAGCCTCCACGACCTCAGGCCTGTCATGAATAGAGGTGCGATCAGGTATACGCCCTCTATGGACTCTTTTCCGTCGCCCTCTACGCGCATGGCAGCAAGGAAGAAACTTATAAAGCTTCTCCTTCTTCTTAGCAGGCTGGTAGAGCCACTGATAAATGCTTTCATGACTGATATAGGAAATCTCTTCCAATTCGCCATAAGTCTTCAAGCGCAGCGCAATAAGCTCTGGAGTAAAGCCCTCATGGAACCGTTCCAGGATATAAGCTTTTAAGCTTGCATCTCTGTCAATGCGCTGTGGCTTCTTACGACGGGACAAATAGCGTCTCCTAGCCGTATCAGGTCTGTATGCATCTTTGTTAGAGTTTCTGCGGATCTCACGCGAGATAGTGGACTTATTTCGTCCAAGACGGCGGGCCATTTCCCCAATGGATATCCCATTATCATGATAATGGGATATCAGAGTTCTTTCTACTTGGCTCAAATGCTTATATTTTTTCATCACAACGTCTCCTTTTGATCAATGCTAATTAGCATACAAGACGTTGCACCTCATCCTTGAATCCACACCGCATTTCTAATGTTCTCCTGCATGTGTTGGTTTTTGTGAAACGCAGCATTGTCCATCACAATGACGGTGTTGGGCGGAAGCTTTGGAAGCAAGTCTTGTTCAAGCCAGGCAGTGAAGATCTCTGTATTAATGTTTGTGCTAAATAGGCTTACCGTTAACAAAACTTTGCCTAACAAAGCCCCAATAACGTTGGTTCTTCCCTTAGCTCCCCAATCTTGCTGGCCATAGCAACGGAGCCCTTTTTCTGCATACCCATGAGTGCGCGGCATATCATGAGCAAAGCCGCTTTCATCGATATAAACAATAGCGCGCCCGGCTTCTTGATGTTGATTAATTTTTTCCTGGAATATATGCCGTTTTCCGACGCAGACCTTGGGATGATTGAGACTTTTTTATAGCTGATCCCGAGGCGTTTTAAGGCATACCCGACGCAACGTACGCTCACCTTCAGACGCTGTGCGCGCTCAAATTGATAGGCGTCAGGAGAGGTCTTCACATCCTCGGCAAGGGCCTGCATATCAATTTTAGTGGCAGGTTTGTTCCGCGTCTTATGAGGTGTCAAGCGCTTTGTTCAATTATAGACAGTTTGCTTGCCAACCCCAAACCTTTGAGCGGCTTGTGCCATGCTCAAGCCCTCCCGTTCTCGTATCTCTAGATACTGTTAGCTAATTTTTTAAGGGTATGTTAAAGTCCATGAAGAAAGGGAGAAATTTCATGGACAAACGCCTTTATCCAGTCTCAGAATTGTTTTTCAATAAAGAAATCAAGCCGCTAATCGATAAATGTTATTCAGCAGCGGGCCGTCCTCGAAAAGTCACAGATTATCAAGTGTTTAATGCCATTCTCTACGTGCTACGGACGGGGATTCCGTGGCGCGACTTGCCCAGCTGTTATGGTTATTGGCACACCGTTTATCTGCGTTTTAACAAGGGTAGCAAACGGGGCGTCTGGTGGCACATTTTCACACATTTGCAGCAGCATAAGAAATTGAAAATGAACATTGTTTTGATTGACTCGACCTCTTTTAAAGTTCACCGTCACGGCGGGGGACAAAAAGGGGGCACTGCAGTCGGGGAAGAAGCCGCGCAGGGATCACCACCAAACTCCACTGGGTCATGACGGCCGAAGGGCACTTTGTCGAGGGTCAATTAACCGGCGGAAACGTTCACGATGTCACGGTTGCGAGCGGACTTTTTGAAGACATTGTCGGCTGTTACGCGCGAGATATACGCAAAAGTTGGTGACGGCCGATAATGAAGCAGTTATATTGTCAGGGACGGTGACTCCACATCCATCGCAGAATTTGATACCCGTGGCCACTTTTAGCAACTGATTTTTTATAGACTCTTGCCAAAATGAATATTAAAATAGAAAAATAATGCTAGGTTCAGATTGTGAGTGCCTCGCTATGGAGTGCCAGAGTAATAGTCATGAAATATAGAGCATCTAGGGATCCCCACAAACCGCTTTTGAGCGGACTCACCCCGCTCTCAAATACCCCCCCCTGAGCCAACAGCAGTGGCATGGTTCCGCCGCTTTTTGCCATGGATGACCTTGAGACTGCTTTTCAATGGATTTCAAATTTGCGCAAAAAATATTCCCCCAATAATGACATCTGGAACTTGCGGCGGGACTGGGAGAATATCAAGGAGAGTGTTCTCGCCCAATTCAATGACGGCTCTTATCAGTTTAGCTCTTTAGAGCGTTTAGAGTTCAAAGACGGGATCCCCTCTTTGTGGACATCACAAGACATGATTGCCTTAAAACTTATCACGCAAGCCCTTGAAGCCCGAATAGGATTTGCAATTCCAAAATCTTGTTATCACGTCAAAGATCATGGGGGTTTAAAACACGCCGTTCACAAAACGCACGAGGCTCTTCCTCACCATCACTTTGTTATGCGCAGTGATATTAAAAGCTATTATCAATCCATTGATTTCAAATCATTAATGTCAATCATTGAAACTTACATCAACCATCCCGTTCTTTTAACCCTTATTTACAAAGCTTGCTGTCGAACAGAAACACGAGGAG
This DNA window, taken from Candidatus Bealeia paramacronuclearis, encodes the following:
- a CDS encoding transposase; amino-acid sequence: MDKRLYPVSELFFNKEIKPLIDKCYSAAGRPRKVTDYQVFNAILYVLRTGIPWRDLPSCYGYWHTVYLRFNKGSKRGVWWHIFTHLQQHKKLKMNIVLIDSTSFKVHRHGGGQKGGTAVGEEAAQGSPPNSTGS